Part of the Desulfobacterales bacterium genome, TGGGATCATTCAAACCTGCACGGCTCCGGCGCACAGCGTCTGAAACAGCGGCAATGGCTTCTTCTTGTCCGATGACCCGTTTATGCAATTCTTCTTCCAGGTGAAGCAACTTGTCTTTTTCGCTCTGCATCATCTTGTTGACGGGTATTCCTGTCCAACGGGAAACAATGTCTGCAATATCCTGAGCATCCACTTCTTCCTTGATGATCGGGCTATCTCCCTGCATCTGATGTAGTTTTTCTTTGGTACTGTCAATGGCAGCCTGGGTTTCCTTCATTTTTCCATAGCGGATTTCGGCCACTTTGCCGTAATCGCCTTCTCTTTCGGCTCTTTCTGCTTCATATTTCAGGTTCTCCAGGTCGATTTTGCCTTGTTGGATTTTGTTGATTTGTTCTTTTTCGGAACTCCATTTTGCTTTGATCTTGCTGCTTTCTTCCTTCTGGTTGGCTATTTCCTGATTGAGCTGAGATAACTTGGTTTGGTCGTTTTCGCGTTTGATGGCTTCACGCTCGATTTCCAGCTGCATGATGTTCCGTTCGATGATATCAAGTTCTTCAGGGACGGAATCAATTTCCATTCTCAGTTTGGCTGCTGCTTCATCCATCAGGTCGATGGCTTTGTCCGGCAGGAAACGGTCGGTGATGTAGCGGCTTGAAAGTTCCACGGCGGCAATCAGGGCATCGTCCTTGATTCTGACCTTGTGGTGGTTTTCGTAACGTTCTTTCAGACCACGTAGGATGGAAATGGAGCTGGCTTCGTCTGGTTCGTTGACCTGAACAATCTGGAAACGACGTTCCAGGGCCTTATCCTTTTCGAAATATTTTTGATATTCGTTGAGCGTAGTTGCCCCGATGGCTCGAAGTTCGCCTCTGGCCAACGCCGGTTTTAGAATATTGGCTGCGTCCATGGCTCCTTCACCTCCGCCTGCTCCGACCAGGGTGTGGATTTCATCAATGAACAGGATGATTTCGCCTTCGGACTGAATGACTTCATTGATGACCGATTTCAGACGTTCCTCAAATTCGCCTTTGTATTTGGCTCCGGCCACCAATGCGCCCATATCCAGAGAAAACAATTGTTTGCTTTTCAGGTTTTCCGGTACATCACCACGGATGATACGGTGAGCCAGACCTTCGGCAATGGCTGTTTTACCCGTACCAGGTTCTCCAATCAGGATGGGATTGTTTTTGGTACGCCGGCTTAGGATTTGCAATACCCGGCGGATTTCTTCATCACGGCCGATGACCGGATCTAATTTTCCTGAACGTGCGCGCTCATTCAAATTGATGGCGTATTTGTTCAGGGCGTTATAGGTATCTTCAGCGGATTGGCTGCTGACTTTGGAGCCTTTCCTCAGTTCCCGGATGGCTTCATGCATCACTTGTTCGGTGAGACCGGCTTCCTTCAACAAGCTAGAGACGGCATTCTTTTCGGTGAGTAAAGCCAAAAGGATGAACTCCAGCGATACGAACTGATCGCCTTCCTTGGTGGAATAATCAATCGCTTTCTGGATGACGGCATTTGTCTCCCGGGAAAGATACGGTTCGGCATTGCTTACCCGCGGATAGCTGTCGAGCAGTCTGTCCAAGGCTGTATTGAGTGTATTTGGGTTTGCTCCGGATTTTTGGAAAAGGAAATTGGTCACATTTTCTCCGACCTCCATGACTCCTTTCAAAAGGTGTGGCGTTTCAATGGCTTGCTGTTGTCTTCCCTGGGCCAGTTCGATGGCTTTTTGAACAGCTTCCTGTGATTTAATGGTGAAATTGTTGAAGTTCATAATTTTTTATTTATAACAACGATCAAGCAACAATTGTTTTGCCAAACAAAAAATCCGCCATATTGACACTGTTATTGATCGTATAGTGTCAATATGGCGGATTTTTATAATTCCTATTGAGAAATCCTATTCGTAGCGGATTGCTTCTATCGGATCCAGCTCGGATGCCCGCTTTGCAGGAT contains:
- a CDS encoding AAA family ATPase, with product MNFNNFTIKSQEAVQKAIELAQGRQQQAIETPHLLKGVMEVGENVTNFLFQKSGANPNTLNTALDRLLDSYPRVSNAEPYLSRETNAVIQKAIDYSTKEGDQFVSLEFILLALLTEKNAVSSLLKEAGLTEQVMHEAIRELRKGSKVSSQSAEDTYNALNKYAINLNERARSGKLDPVIGRDEEIRRVLQILSRRTKNNPILIGEPGTGKTAIAEGLAHRIIRGDVPENLKSKQLFSLDMGALVAGAKYKGEFEERLKSVINEVIQSEGEIILFIDEIHTLVGAGGGEGAMDAANILKPALARGELRAIGATTLNEYQKYFEKDKALERRFQIVQVNEPDEASSISILRGLKERYENHHKVRIKDDALIAAVELSSRYITDRFLPDKAIDLMDEAAAKLRMEIDSVPEELDIIERNIMQLEIEREAIKRENDQTKLSQLNQEIANQKEESSKIKAKWSSEKEQINKIQQGKIDLENLKYEAERAEREGDYGKVAEIRYGKMKETQAAIDSTKEKLHQMQGDSPIIKEEVDAQDIADIVSRWTGIPVNKMMQSEKDKLLHLEEELHKRVIGQEEAIAAVSDAVRRSRAGLNDPKRPIGSFIFLGTTGVGKTELAKALADYLFDDENKMTRIDMSEYQEKFSVTRLIGSPPG